In the Montipora foliosa isolate CH-2021 unplaced genomic scaffold, ASM3666993v2 scaffold_390, whole genome shotgun sequence genome, one interval contains:
- the LOC137987790 gene encoding uncharacterized protein isoform X1: MNSLLDIKTLQLMLAVEPFYNNLRKSKKTAHLDESDTAAHNQASVMSSSLENCKQLLHVDDVFSNWCLYVLTVVHSALSRTNAAFFDPILCAEVTLKCSLLLESKAGISGDQFRVSSAEIETPASTFSPEQGTDAKQEKHDADSCEKLASPAHLRSLSLDCSKLMIITLDGLGTGVRDLLNKVVDILDQGLNDIARSRDVAINRRKQNIADISWIKVGCSRIWDWHTSGNTPNAEPSKTMRICEDGVSHCEVVLKVLRLATQAGLHKEELCWLVFNGTVHISTQSAVT; the protein is encoded by the exons ATGAACAGCTTGCTGGATATTAAAACACTGCAACTGATGCTAGCAGTGGAGCCATTTTACAACAATTtaagaaaatcaaagaaaactgCTCACTTGGATGAAAGTGATACAGCTGCCCATAATCAAG CGTCGGTTATGTCTTCATCTTTGGAAAACTGCAAACAGCTGCTACATGTAGATGATGTGTTTTCAAACTGG TGTCTCTATGTCCTAACAGTGGTCCATTCAGCATTGTCCCGGACCAATGCCGCATTTTTTGATCCCATCCTATGTGCTGAAGTGACTTTAAAGTGCTCATTGTTATTGGAAAGCAAAGCAGGTATCAGTGGTGATCAATTCAGGGTTAGCAGTGCTGAGATTGAAACGCCTGCATCAACTTTCTCTCCTGAACAGGGGACAGATGCAAAACAG GAGAAACATGATGCAGATTCATGTGAGAAACTAGCCAGCCCAGCCCATCTGAGGAGCTTGTCTTTAGATTGCAGTAAACTGATGATTATTACCTTGGATGGGTTAGGAACAGGAGTGCGTGACTTACTGAACAAGGTAGTGGATATCCTTGATCAAGGTCTCAATGATATCGCCAGGTCACGAGATGTGGCGATCAACAGAAGGAAACAGAACATTGCTGACATTAGCTGGATAAAG GTTGGGTGCTCAAGAATCTGGGACTGGCACACGAGTGGCAACACACCAAACGCTGAGCCAAGCAAAACCATGAGGATATGCGAAG ATGGAGTGTCTCATTGTGAGGTTGTTTTAAAAGTTCTTCGTTTGGCAACTCAAGCTGGTTTGCACAAGGAGGAGTTATGCTGGCTGGTGTTTAACG GCACTGTGCATATATCTACTCAATCTGCCGTCACTTAA
- the LOC137987790 gene encoding uncharacterized protein isoform X4: MQLCFFGQNVYLIFSASVMSSSLENCKQLLHVDDVFSNWCLYVLTVVHSALSRTNAAFFDPILCAEVTLKCSLLLESKAGISGDQFRVSSAEIETPASTFSPEQGTDAKQEKHDADSCEKLASPAHLRSLSLDCSKLMIITLDGLGTGVRDLLNKVVDILDQGLNDIARSRDVAINRRKQNIADISWIKVGCSRIWDWHTSGNTPNAEPSKTMRICEDGVSHCEVVLKVLRLATQAGLHKEELCWLVFNGTVHISTQSAVT, translated from the exons ATGCAGCTCTGTTTCTTTGGTCAAAATGTATACCTCATTTTTTCAGCGTCGGTTATGTCTTCATCTTTGGAAAACTGCAAACAGCTGCTACATGTAGATGATGTGTTTTCAAACTGG TGTCTCTATGTCCTAACAGTGGTCCATTCAGCATTGTCCCGGACCAATGCCGCATTTTTTGATCCCATCCTATGTGCTGAAGTGACTTTAAAGTGCTCATTGTTATTGGAAAGCAAAGCAGGTATCAGTGGTGATCAATTCAGGGTTAGCAGTGCTGAGATTGAAACGCCTGCATCAACTTTCTCTCCTGAACAGGGGACAGATGCAAAACAG GAGAAACATGATGCAGATTCATGTGAGAAACTAGCCAGCCCAGCCCATCTGAGGAGCTTGTCTTTAGATTGCAGTAAACTGATGATTATTACCTTGGATGGGTTAGGAACAGGAGTGCGTGACTTACTGAACAAGGTAGTGGATATCCTTGATCAAGGTCTCAATGATATCGCCAGGTCACGAGATGTGGCGATCAACAGAAGGAAACAGAACATTGCTGACATTAGCTGGATAAAG GTTGGGTGCTCAAGAATCTGGGACTGGCACACGAGTGGCAACACACCAAACGCTGAGCCAAGCAAAACCATGAGGATATGCGAAG ATGGAGTGTCTCATTGTGAGGTTGTTTTAAAAGTTCTTCGTTTGGCAACTCAAGCTGGTTTGCACAAGGAGGAGTTATGCTGGCTGGTGTTTAACG GCACTGTGCATATATCTACTCAATCTGCCGTCACTTAA
- the LOC137987790 gene encoding uncharacterized protein isoform X5 codes for MSSSLENCKQLLHVDDVFSNWCLYVLTVVHSALSRTNAAFFDPILCAEVTLKCSLLLESKAGISGDQFRVSSAEIETPASTFSPEQGTDAKQEKHDADSCEKLASPAHLRSLSLDCSKLMIITLDGLGTGVRDLLNKVVDILDQGLNDIARSRDVAINRRKQNIADISWIKVGCSRIWDWHTSGNTPNAEPSKTMRICEDGVSHCEVVLKVLRLATQAGLHKEELCWLVFNGTVHISTQSAVT; via the exons ATGTCTTCATCTTTGGAAAACTGCAAACAGCTGCTACATGTAGATGATGTGTTTTCAAACTGG TGTCTCTATGTCCTAACAGTGGTCCATTCAGCATTGTCCCGGACCAATGCCGCATTTTTTGATCCCATCCTATGTGCTGAAGTGACTTTAAAGTGCTCATTGTTATTGGAAAGCAAAGCAGGTATCAGTGGTGATCAATTCAGGGTTAGCAGTGCTGAGATTGAAACGCCTGCATCAACTTTCTCTCCTGAACAGGGGACAGATGCAAAACAG GAGAAACATGATGCAGATTCATGTGAGAAACTAGCCAGCCCAGCCCATCTGAGGAGCTTGTCTTTAGATTGCAGTAAACTGATGATTATTACCTTGGATGGGTTAGGAACAGGAGTGCGTGACTTACTGAACAAGGTAGTGGATATCCTTGATCAAGGTCTCAATGATATCGCCAGGTCACGAGATGTGGCGATCAACAGAAGGAAACAGAACATTGCTGACATTAGCTGGATAAAG GTTGGGTGCTCAAGAATCTGGGACTGGCACACGAGTGGCAACACACCAAACGCTGAGCCAAGCAAAACCATGAGGATATGCGAAG ATGGAGTGTCTCATTGTGAGGTTGTTTTAAAAGTTCTTCGTTTGGCAACTCAAGCTGGTTTGCACAAGGAGGAGTTATGCTGGCTGGTGTTTAACG GCACTGTGCATATATCTACTCAATCTGCCGTCACTTAA
- the LOC137987790 gene encoding uncharacterized protein isoform X3, producing MNSLLDIKTLQLMLAVEPFYNNLRKSKKTAHLDESDTAAHNQASVMSSSLENCKQLLHVDDVFSNWCLYVLTVVHSALSRTNAAFFDPILCAEVTLKCSLLLESKAGISGDQFRVSSAEIETPASTFSPEQGTDAKQEKHDADSCEKLASPAHLRSLSLDCSKLMIITLDGLGTGVRDLLNKVVDILDQGLNDIARSRDVAINRRKQNIADISWIKVGCSRIWDWHTSGNTPNAEPSKTMRICEDYFYSKVKHFLNKKQRIDSALQETKINLS from the exons ATGAACAGCTTGCTGGATATTAAAACACTGCAACTGATGCTAGCAGTGGAGCCATTTTACAACAATTtaagaaaatcaaagaaaactgCTCACTTGGATGAAAGTGATACAGCTGCCCATAATCAAG CGTCGGTTATGTCTTCATCTTTGGAAAACTGCAAACAGCTGCTACATGTAGATGATGTGTTTTCAAACTGG TGTCTCTATGTCCTAACAGTGGTCCATTCAGCATTGTCCCGGACCAATGCCGCATTTTTTGATCCCATCCTATGTGCTGAAGTGACTTTAAAGTGCTCATTGTTATTGGAAAGCAAAGCAGGTATCAGTGGTGATCAATTCAGGGTTAGCAGTGCTGAGATTGAAACGCCTGCATCAACTTTCTCTCCTGAACAGGGGACAGATGCAAAACAG GAGAAACATGATGCAGATTCATGTGAGAAACTAGCCAGCCCAGCCCATCTGAGGAGCTTGTCTTTAGATTGCAGTAAACTGATGATTATTACCTTGGATGGGTTAGGAACAGGAGTGCGTGACTTACTGAACAAGGTAGTGGATATCCTTGATCAAGGTCTCAATGATATCGCCAGGTCACGAGATGTGGCGATCAACAGAAGGAAACAGAACATTGCTGACATTAGCTGGATAAAG GTTGGGTGCTCAAGAATCTGGGACTGGCACACGAGTGGCAACACACCAAACGCTGAGCCAAGCAAAACCATGAGGATATGCGAAG attatttttacAGCAAGGTCAAACATTTCTTGAACAAAAAACAGAGAATAGACTCAGCCCTTCAGGAAACGAAGATCAATCTGAGCTGA